One segment of Thermoanaerobacter kivui DNA contains the following:
- a CDS encoding cation:proton antiporter, which yields MWLTYSWWLGLALIAGLIADWTGISISLIEILVGVIAGNYLGLQTNDWVNFLGGVGSIFLTFLAGAEVDPVVLKSKFKESVTIGLLAFIFPFAGAFAFTYFVAGWTLQASEIAGIALSTTSVAVVYAVMVESGLNESELGKIILAACFINDLGTVLMLGILFANYNKWMLLFIVVTAIITVLMPSVTRKFFKIYGNKVGQLEIKYLFFLVFLTGGLASMANSEAVLPAYILGLAVSGFFMKEKNLLFRMRAIAFAIFTPFYFLKAGLFVSIPGVISNILLIVVLLLIKIATKYIGVKPTTMIFKFSKREGMYTTLLMSTGLTFGTISAMFGLSHNIITADQYTVLVTVVILSAIIPTLIAERFYRPETDNLIGGVENV from the coding sequence GATTTTGGTAGGGGTTATTGCCGGTAATTATTTGGGTTTGCAAACAAATGATTGGGTAAATTTTCTGGGAGGCGTTGGAAGCATTTTCTTAACGTTTTTAGCTGGGGCAGAAGTTGATCCAGTAGTTTTAAAATCGAAGTTTAAAGAAAGTGTCACAATAGGGCTTTTAGCTTTTATTTTCCCTTTTGCCGGGGCATTTGCTTTTACTTACTTTGTGGCGGGATGGACATTGCAGGCATCCGAAATCGCGGGTATTGCCCTTTCAACAACTTCCGTTGCAGTAGTATATGCTGTAATGGTAGAAAGCGGACTTAATGAGAGCGAACTTGGTAAAATTATTTTAGCTGCTTGTTTTATAAATGACCTTGGAACAGTTTTAATGCTTGGAATTTTGTTTGCGAACTATAATAAATGGATGTTGTTGTTTATAGTTGTTACAGCAATAATAACTGTGCTTATGCCTTCAGTTACAAGAAAATTCTTTAAAATATATGGCAATAAGGTAGGCCAATTGGAAATAAAATATTTATTTTTCTTGGTGTTTTTAACAGGTGGTTTAGCGTCAATGGCAAACAGTGAAGCCGTCCTTCCAGCATATATACTTGGCTTAGCGGTGTCAGGGTTCTTTATGAAGGAAAAAAACTTGTTGTTCCGTATGCGTGCAATAGCATTTGCAATTTTTACACCATTTTACTTTTTAAAAGCAGGATTGTTTGTTTCTATTCCAGGTGTAATCTCAAATATCCTCTTAATTGTGGTACTGCTTTTGATTAAAATTGCAACAAAATATATAGGCGTCAAACCTACTACAATGATATTTAAATTTTCTAAAAGAGAAGGAATGTATACAACACTTCTAATGTCTACAGGACTTACCTTTGGAACGATTTCTGCGATGTTTGGATTATCACATAACATAATAACGGCAGACCAATACACTGTTCTTGTTACTGTAGTTATTTTAAGCGCAATTATACCCACCTTGATTGCAGAAAGGTTTTACAGGCCAGAAACAGATAATTTAATTGGAGGGGTAGAAAATGTTTAA
- a CDS encoding universal stress protein has protein sequence MFKKILLAYDGSEYANKAYEYVLELAQINGGCEVYLISVANIPEFVNSKDEVDEALNAAKLYYGKILGNARKLANEKGIKIFTEVIPGHPVDSVIRFAEKHECDLIVVGKKGTSGVKRYIIGNVAENIARHAKCSVLIVK, from the coding sequence ATGTTTAAAAAAATTTTACTCGCATATGATGGTTCAGAATACGCAAATAAAGCCTATGAATATGTTTTGGAATTAGCGCAAATAAATGGTGGTTGTGAGGTGTATCTAATTTCCGTTGCCAATATCCCGGAATTTGTAAATTCAAAAGATGAAGTGGATGAAGCTTTAAATGCAGCAAAATTATATTATGGAAAAATTCTTGGCAATGCGCGAAAATTGGCTAATGAAAAGGGGATAAAAATATTTACAGAGGTGATACCGGGTCATCCTGTAGATTCAGTAATTCGCTTTGCGGAAAAGCATGAGTGTGACTTGATTGTTGTAGGGAAGAAAGGTACCAGCGGTGTAAAAAGGTATATTATTGGTAATGTAGCAGAAAATATAGCAAGGCATGCAAAATGTTCTGTTCTCATTGTGAAGTAG
- a CDS encoding dynamin family protein, with protein MVLGQFKRGKSTFTNYILGADILPTGVVPLTSVITKIQYSPDIWAKVLYDDGRSENIDIKELDLYCTEKNNPKNIKGVKEIHIGYPFEFISNDVVIIDTPGIGSVYKHNTDVAYSYINKADAVIFLLSVDPPISELEKEFLSKISENINKIFFVLNKIDYVNEMELNEIINFNENIVREITKNDDISIYPISAKLALEGKVSKDNNAIKKSGTKKLENDLQNFLIKEKEKVLLENYAKNIERIISMCQTFFESSIKLKQIPLERLESNIKSFENFIKEVEKSKKEISLLFQGDMKNILQNFDKKMEEYKQFISVRVSEKIKEYYHSIRDFSRIKQKKELEKYLERAIIEEFEKLKGYIERDIEEQYGKALSNYLLRLNAVIDKVKTVANELCGINLEYFKSAGGITAESKFTYKIGYDVGALEIDPVYFTYFLPKKFAGKIILKRILDRVDIDVDRNIGRIRYDLLTRIEESFNEFEKDMNFKLQMMYDTVKELLAKSINDYKLDKDSFEREKAYYQTLLKDIEKIREELDHVLNMLK; from the coding sequence GTGGTATTAGGACAATTTAAAAGAGGAAAATCAACATTTACTAATTATATTTTAGGAGCTGATATACTTCCCACAGGTGTTGTTCCTTTAACCTCTGTTATTACAAAAATTCAATATAGCCCTGATATATGGGCAAAAGTTCTATATGATGATGGCAGAAGTGAAAATATTGACATTAAAGAATTGGATTTGTATTGCACAGAAAAAAATAACCCCAAAAACATAAAAGGAGTCAAAGAAATACATATAGGATATCCTTTTGAGTTTATAAGTAATGACGTAGTAATCATAGATACACCGGGAATTGGTTCAGTCTATAAACATAATACAGATGTTGCATATAGTTATATAAATAAAGCTGATGCTGTGATTTTTTTGCTTTCAGTAGACCCACCTATAAGTGAACTGGAAAAAGAGTTTTTGTCTAAAATATCTGAAAATATTAATAAAATATTTTTTGTTTTAAATAAGATTGACTATGTAAATGAAATGGAATTAAACGAAATAATCAATTTTAATGAAAATATTGTAAGAGAAATTACAAAGAATGATGACATTTCTATTTATCCAATTTCCGCTAAGTTAGCATTAGAAGGCAAAGTATCAAAAGATAATAATGCAATTAAAAAGAGTGGAACTAAAAAGCTGGAAAATGATTTGCAGAATTTTTTAATAAAGGAAAAAGAAAAAGTGTTGCTTGAAAACTATGCCAAAAATATTGAAAGAATTATTTCGATGTGTCAAACTTTTTTCGAAAGCAGTATAAAATTGAAACAAATTCCATTAGAGCGTCTTGAATCTAATATAAAATCTTTTGAAAATTTTATTAAAGAAGTTGAAAAAAGCAAAAAAGAAATATCATTATTGTTTCAAGGAGATATGAAAAATATTTTACAAAATTTTGATAAAAAGATGGAAGAATATAAACAGTTTATCAGTGTAAGAGTATCGGAAAAGATAAAAGAATATTACCATAGTATTCGTGACTTTAGTCGGATTAAGCAGAAAAAAGAGCTTGAAAAGTACCTTGAAAGGGCTATTATAGAAGAATTTGAAAAATTAAAAGGTTATATTGAAAGAGATATTGAAGAACAATATGGTAAAGCTTTGTCTAATTATCTTTTAAGGCTCAATGCAGTCATTGATAAAGTAAAAACAGTGGCAAACGAACTGTGTGGCATAAATTTGGAATATTTTAAAAGTGCAGGCGGTATTACAGCAGAGAGTAAATTTACATACAAAATAGGATATGATGTTGGTGCATTAGAAATAGACCCTGTGTATTTTACCTATTTTTTGCCTAAAAAATTTGCTGGAAAAATTATTTTAAAAAGGATTTTAGATAGAGTAGACATTGATGTTGATAGAAACATAGGGCGCATTCGCTATGATTTGCTGACAAGAATTGAAGAAAGCTTTAATGAATTTGAAAAAGATATGAATTTTAAATTACAAATGATGTATGATACTGTAAAAGAACTCCTTGCCAAGTCGATAAATGATTATAAACTTGATAAAGATAGCTTTGAAAGAGAAAAAGCCTATTATCAGACGTTGCTAAAAGACATTGAAAAAATACGTGAAGAATTAGATCATGTTTTAAATATGTTGAAATAA